The following proteins are co-located in the Spirochaetaceae bacterium genome:
- a CDS encoding carbohydrate ABC transporter permease: protein MRLPAFRRAALKRRTLEDVIVDAVVWIVMIAFSVSVIYPFWTMLIDSFSTPENVYSVGFRLWPRPATVDAYRDVLSKPTVGIAYYNTVLRTVAGTLVTLFVSFSAAYALARRTLPLNKTITLLMIFTMFFSGGLIATYLWMGQMGLHNNRLALILPPAASAYYIIIMRNFFRAIPPELEESAFIDGASAYTVLLRIIVPVSMPVVATIALWSAVFHWDSWFDALLYTPKREQLVLQLMLRRILIEHQASNLFDLSVDELESSFVVETIKAATLYIAIGPIILLYPFLQRYFVKGIMTGSLKG, encoded by the coding sequence ATGCGCCTGCCGGCCTTCAGACGAGCCGCCCTGAAGCGCCGCACGCTCGAGGACGTGATCGTGGACGCGGTGGTGTGGATCGTGATGATCGCGTTCTCGGTGTCGGTGATCTACCCGTTCTGGACCATGCTGATCGACTCCTTCTCCACCCCGGAGAACGTGTACTCGGTCGGCTTCCGGCTGTGGCCGCGCCCGGCGACCGTCGACGCGTACCGCGACGTGCTGTCCAAACCCACGGTGGGCATCGCCTACTACAACACCGTGCTCAGAACCGTGGCCGGCACCCTGGTGACGCTGTTCGTGTCGTTCTCCGCCGCCTATGCGCTCGCCAGGCGCACGCTGCCGCTGAACAAGACCATCACCCTGCTGATGATCTTCACCATGTTCTTCTCCGGCGGCCTGATCGCCACCTACCTGTGGATGGGGCAGATGGGGCTGCACAACAACCGCCTGGCGCTGATCCTGCCGCCCGCCGCCAGCGCCTACTACATCATCATCATGCGCAACTTCTTCCGCGCCATCCCGCCGGAGCTGGAGGAGTCCGCGTTCATCGACGGCGCCTCCGCCTACACCGTGCTGCTGCGCATTATCGTGCCGGTGTCGATGCCGGTGGTGGCGACCATCGCGCTGTGGTCGGCGGTGTTCCACTGGGACTCCTGGTTCGACGCCCTGCTGTATACGCCGAAACGGGAGCAACTGGTGCTGCAGTTGATGTTGCGACGCATCCTGATCGAGCACCAGGCCTCGAACCTGTTCGACCTGTCGGTGGACGAGCTGGAGAGCAGCTTCGTGGTGGAGACGATCAAGGCGGCGACGTTGTACATCGCCATCGGCCCGATTATACTTCTGTACCCGTTCCTGCAGCGGTACTTCGTCAAGGGAATCATGACCGGCAGCCTGAAAGGCTGA
- a CDS encoding ABC transporter permease subunit: MSEQMMVATERARGGTGARGTFLREVYRHREYLLLLLPALVIFVLFRYIPMAGIVIAFKKYTIAGGLFGSPWVGFTYFERLFDSEKFYQVLWNSIRISFLKIAIGFPGPIIFALLLNEVRQVAWKKSFQTISYLPHFVSWVVVGGIVRDVLSVHGVVNGMMGFFGAEPRLFLQEMRSFLPIVITSMIWKNIGWGSIIYLAAITSIDPDLYEAAEIDGAGRVRRMWHITLPSITHVIIILFLLRIGNILEAGFDQIFNLYNPLVYDVADIIDTYVYREGISGFQYSLTAAASLFQNVVGLMLLLMVNVVTRRMQADYSVV, from the coding sequence ATGAGCGAGCAGATGATGGTCGCGACGGAGCGGGCCAGGGGCGGCACCGGCGCGCGTGGCACGTTTCTCAGGGAGGTGTACCGGCACCGCGAGTACCTGCTGCTGCTGCTGCCGGCGCTGGTGATCTTCGTCCTGTTCCGCTACATCCCGATGGCCGGCATCGTCATCGCCTTCAAGAAATACACCATCGCCGGCGGCCTGTTCGGCAGCCCCTGGGTCGGGTTCACCTACTTCGAGCGCCTGTTCGACTCCGAAAAGTTCTACCAAGTGCTGTGGAATTCGATCCGCATCAGCTTCCTGAAGATCGCCATCGGCTTCCCAGGGCCGATCATCTTCGCCCTGCTGCTCAACGAGGTGCGCCAGGTCGCCTGGAAGAAATCGTTCCAGACCATCAGCTACCTGCCGCACTTCGTGTCCTGGGTGGTGGTCGGCGGCATCGTGCGCGACGTGCTGTCGGTGCACGGCGTGGTCAACGGCATGATGGGATTCTTCGGCGCCGAGCCGCGCCTGTTCTTGCAGGAGATGCGCTCGTTCCTGCCGATCGTGATCACCTCCATGATCTGGAAGAACATCGGCTGGGGCTCGATCATCTACTTGGCGGCGATCACCAGCATCGACCCGGACCTGTACGAGGCGGCCGAGATCGACGGCGCGGGCCGGGTGCGGCGCATGTGGCACATCACCCTGCCGTCGATCACCCACGTCATCATCATCCTGTTCCTGCTACGCATCGGCAACATCCTGGAGGCCGGCTTCGACCAGATCTTCAACCTGTACAATCCGCTGGTGTACGACGTCGCGGACATCATCGACACCTACGTGTACCGCGAGGGCATCAGCGGCTTTCAGTACAGCCTGACGGCGGCGGCGAGCCTGTTCCAGAACGTGGTCGGGCTGATGCTGCTGCTGATGGTCAACGTGGTGACCCGGCGCATGCAGGCCGACTACTCGGTGGTATAA
- a CDS encoding PIN domain-containing protein — MTIPIAWLIDTNVVSEMMRRQPDPRVAVYLDSISSEGLGIASITVWEILDGIGRLPHGRRRESLAERFLDLLADLFENRVVDWTVADARECARIMEDKRRRGEPLDSHVPDAFLAAAAASRGLAVVTRNTGEFRNTGVTTANPWTAVPAEPR; from the coding sequence ATGACCATTCCGATCGCGTGGCTCATCGACACCAACGTGGTCTCCGAAATGATGCGGCGGCAGCCGGATCCACGCGTTGCGGTCTATCTCGACTCGATCTCCAGCGAGGGCCTCGGCATCGCGTCGATCACCGTGTGGGAGATCCTGGACGGAATCGGCCGGCTCCCTCACGGCCGTCGCCGGGAGAGCCTCGCCGAACGGTTCCTCGATCTACTCGCCGACTTGTTCGAAAACCGGGTCGTCGACTGGACCGTGGCGGATGCCCGCGAGTGTGCCCGGATCATGGAAGACAAGCGCCGGCGCGGAGAGCCGCTCGACAGCCATGTTCCGGATGCGTTTCTGGCCGCAGCGGCGGCGAGCCGCGGACTCGCCGTGGTGACGCGGAACACCGGCGAGTTCCGCAACACCGGCGTCACGACCGCAAACCCGTGGACCGCCGTCCCCGCGGAGCCGCGGTGA
- a CDS encoding sulfatase-like hydrolase/transferase — protein sequence MASVLPNILWICTDQQRWDTVHCLNNPHIDTPVVDRLCAEGVAFSRTYCQSPVCQPSRASFLTGLYPNTIHVNRNGNAYFPANERVRLITRRLADRGYDCGLAGKLHIASCWTGTEPRVDDGYRVFDFSSSALQFVGRGNAYTDWLTRIGRLDEAIDTRGIDPARNSGARYRPDIPPELHQTAWCADRAIEFMEQPRGGPWLMSVNIFDPHGPFDAPLSYQQRYLDRDLPPAIYGDRDADTQERLRGAFFQQYSGPPGDKQRRQKASYYGMIELIDEQVGRMLDALERTGQRDETVVIFMSDHGEMLGDHGLTAKGCRFYEGAVRVPLIISWPARFRQGLVADALVELTDVAPTLAELTGEPLPWTNGRSLLPILTGQADPARHRDHVRCEYYDALNMYLPQEPGRHTPCWATMYRDDHHKLVTYHCLAHGELYDLEHDPLELTNLWEDPSAAALRARLTQQSFDATVAACDPGPDQIGRF from the coding sequence ATGGCAAGCGTGCTCCCCAACATCCTGTGGATCTGCACCGACCAGCAACGCTGGGACACCGTCCACTGCCTGAACAACCCGCACATCGACACGCCGGTGGTCGACCGGCTGTGCGCCGAGGGGGTGGCGTTCAGCCGCACCTACTGCCAGAGCCCGGTGTGCCAGCCGAGCCGAGCCAGCTTCCTCACCGGCCTGTACCCCAACACCATCCACGTCAACCGCAACGGCAACGCCTACTTCCCCGCCAACGAGCGGGTGCGGCTGATCACGCGGCGCCTTGCCGACCGCGGCTACGACTGCGGGCTCGCCGGCAAGCTGCACATCGCCTCCTGCTGGACCGGGACCGAGCCGCGCGTGGACGACGGCTACCGGGTGTTCGACTTCAGCTCGTCGGCGCTGCAGTTCGTCGGCCGCGGCAACGCCTACACCGACTGGCTGACCCGTATCGGCCGACTGGACGAGGCGATCGACACCCGAGGCATCGACCCCGCGCGCAACAGCGGCGCCCGCTACCGCCCCGACATCCCGCCCGAGCTGCACCAGACCGCCTGGTGCGCCGACCGCGCCATCGAGTTCATGGAGCAGCCGCGCGGCGGCCCGTGGCTGATGAGCGTCAACATCTTCGACCCGCACGGGCCGTTCGACGCGCCCCTCTCCTACCAGCAGCGCTACCTGGACCGCGACCTGCCGCCGGCTATCTACGGCGACCGCGACGCCGACACCCAGGAGCGGCTGCGCGGCGCCTTCTTCCAGCAGTACTCGGGGCCGCCCGGCGACAAGCAGCGGCGCCAGAAGGCGTCCTACTACGGCATGATCGAGCTGATCGACGAGCAGGTGGGGCGCATGCTCGATGCCCTGGAACGCACCGGCCAGCGCGACGAGACCGTGGTGATCTTCATGTCCGACCACGGCGAGATGCTCGGCGACCACGGCCTCACCGCCAAGGGCTGCCGCTTCTACGAGGGCGCGGTGCGCGTGCCGCTGATCATCTCCTGGCCGGCCCGCTTCCGGCAGGGGCTGGTGGCCGACGCCCTGGTGGAGCTGACCGACGTGGCCCCGACCCTTGCCGAGCTGACCGGCGAGCCGCTGCCGTGGACCAACGGCCGCTCGCTGCTGCCGATCCTGACCGGTCAAGCCGACCCGGCCCGCCACCGCGACCACGTGCGGTGCGAGTACTACGACGCCCTGAACATGTACCTGCCCCAGGAGCCGGGCCGCCACACCCCGTGCTGGGCCACCATGTACCGCGACGACCACCACAAGCTGGTCACCTACCACTGCCTCGCCCACGGTGAACTGTACGACCTCGAACACGACCCGCTGGAGCTCACCAACCTCTGGGAGGACCCGTCCGCGGCCGCCCTGCGCGCCCGCCTCACCCAGCAGAGCTTCGACGCCACGGTGGCCGCCTGCGACCCCGGCCCCGACCAGATCGGCCGCTTCTGA
- a CDS encoding AAA family ATPase, with protein MLNAFDGANAPARVEGVVLIDKLDLHLDPRWQRVALPRLRNTFPRLQLVVTTHSPQVLSSAKNRQVRRLFDWKLQDCPVFVDGRDTNAILREYMNTDDRDAAGTRQLRKLYDFIDQSRHEDAAELYRELLARWGDLDPALIRAKALMDLEE; from the coding sequence TGATGCTCAACGCGTTCGATGGCGCCAACGCGCCTGCAAGAGTGGAGGGCGTGGTGCTCATCGACAAGCTCGACCTCCACCTCGACCCACGCTGGCAGCGCGTGGCGCTTCCTCGCCTTCGCAACACATTCCCAAGGCTCCAACTCGTCGTCACCACGCACTCACCCCAAGTGCTGAGCAGCGCCAAGAACCGCCAGGTACGCCGGCTCTTCGACTGGAAGCTTCAGGACTGCCCCGTGTTCGTCGACGGCAGGGACACCAACGCAATCCTCCGTGAGTACATGAACACCGACGACCGCGATGCCGCGGGTACACGCCAGTTGCGGAAGCTCTACGACTTCATCGACCAGAGTCGCCACGAGGACGCCGCAGAACTCTACAGAGAGCTGCTTGCTCGCTGGGGCGACCTCGACCCCGCGCTGATTCGAGCCAAGGCGCTGATGGATCTGGAGGAGTAA
- a CDS encoding MAE_28990/MAE_18760 family HEPN-like nuclease, producing MPVRTEQELTDYLNRDLSWRKRELTTIYLQVQNARDHIRMIMIRSGVCLLYAHWEGFIRGGARGYLEFVARRRLRFQELRSNFLVAGLYEEIRNLVRRPSVELSLQLIDAVLDDGRRFTSFHEDTTSARSNLGSQMLRELLSVVGVDSKEYLSKNVMIDRRLVQNRNMVAHGEQFQMTPEDYLELHGAIIEMMNRFRNDLENAAAANAYRS from the coding sequence ATGCCTGTCCGCACCGAGCAGGAGCTGACCGACTATCTGAACCGCGATCTGTCCTGGAGGAAGCGTGAACTGACCACGATATACCTTCAGGTGCAAAACGCTCGCGATCACATTCGGATGATCATGATTCGATCCGGGGTCTGCCTGCTCTATGCTCATTGGGAAGGATTCATACGAGGCGGCGCTCGGGGATACCTGGAATTCGTAGCTAGGCGACGGTTGAGATTCCAGGAATTGCGCTCCAATTTTCTTGTCGCCGGACTCTATGAGGAGATCCGCAACCTCGTACGGCGCCCGAGTGTGGAACTTTCGTTACAACTGATTGATGCGGTGTTGGATGACGGCCGAAGATTCACGAGTTTTCATGAGGATACCACTAGTGCGCGGTCGAACCTTGGTTCACAGATGCTTCGTGAGTTGTTGAGTGTCGTGGGAGTCGATAGCAAGGAGTACCTTTCCAAGAACGTGATGATAGACAGGCGCCTCGTACAAAACAGGAACATGGTTGCTCACGGTGAGCAGTTTCAAATGACGCCGGAGGACTACCTGGAACTGCATGGCGCGATCATTGAGATGATGAATAGATTCCGGAATGATCTGGAGAATGCCGCGGCAGCGAATGCATATCGTTCCTAG
- a CDS encoding DUF262 domain-containing protein — protein sequence MGLSDEINQRRAEISSDGYSMSVGELISMYENGELNIRPQFQRFFRWTPYQRSRLIESLLLKIPIPSIFVSQRQDGVWDVIDGQQRLSTILQLVGILKDADGNRLDPLKLAKTKFLPSLLDKTWSGTDCSGIGRDNQLLIKRSKIDVKIILRESSEASKYELFQRLNSGGSPLSEQEMRNVIMIMVNPSFYEWMETLALDENFLLCTALSDRAREERYDLELITRFLALRKRPNSRLHIDDLGNFLDDEAERFAGDESFDTTEEQAVFTTTFGLLAAHYGDDIFRRYDRTKKRHLGGFLISAFEVFAIGLGSRINSTDASLDSTQLKKVVRNTWSDPDFIDNVGSGISASRRIPVVIPYARRRLAKCLSAPSRS from the coding sequence ACGAGAACGGCGAGTTGAACATCCGTCCTCAGTTTCAGAGATTCTTTCGGTGGACTCCCTATCAGAGATCTCGACTCATTGAGTCTTTGTTGTTGAAGATCCCAATCCCATCGATCTTTGTTTCTCAGCGACAGGATGGTGTATGGGATGTTATCGATGGGCAACAGCGATTGTCGACTATCCTTCAGTTGGTTGGTATACTGAAGGACGCTGACGGCAACCGTCTTGATCCGCTCAAGCTAGCCAAAACGAAGTTCCTTCCCTCGCTATTGGACAAGACCTGGAGTGGGACGGATTGCAGTGGTATCGGACGAGATAATCAGCTGTTGATAAAGCGTTCCAAGATTGATGTGAAGATCATACTGAGGGAAAGCTCGGAAGCAAGCAAATACGAGCTGTTTCAGAGATTGAACTCCGGTGGTTCTCCACTGTCCGAACAAGAAATGCGGAATGTTATAATGATAATGGTGAACCCATCGTTCTATGAGTGGATGGAAACACTCGCCCTGGATGAGAACTTTCTGCTATGCACCGCGCTTTCCGATAGGGCGCGGGAAGAGCGCTACGACCTCGAGTTGATCACAAGATTCCTTGCATTGCGTAAACGTCCCAACTCTCGTCTGCATATTGACGACCTCGGCAACTTCCTCGATGACGAAGCAGAGCGCTTTGCAGGCGACGAATCCTTCGATACTACGGAGGAGCAGGCAGTCTTCACTACCACATTCGGGTTACTGGCAGCACACTATGGAGACGACATTTTCAGACGATACGACCGCACGAAGAAGAGGCACCTTGGTGGATTCCTGATCTCCGCGTTTGAGGTCTTCGCAATTGGGCTCGGTTCAAGAATAAACAGCACTGACGCTAGCTTGGACTCTACGCAACTGAAAAAGGTGGTCCGAAACACTTGGTCGGATCCAGATTTCATTGACAATGTTGGCTCAGGTATTTCCGCGTCGCGCAGAATCCCTGTCGTTATTCCCTATGCAAGAAGGCGTCTTGCGAAATGCCTGTCCGCACCGAGCAGGAGCTGA